The DNA sequence CCGGTCCCGCCGCCCCGGCCCGTCGGCTGATGCGACTGGGGCAGGCGCTCGCCTGCGCGGGAGCCCTGACCGCCGGGGCCGTGCTCCTGGCCCGCCTGATCACCGGGGGCCGCCTCGTCACCACACCGCCCTCCTGGGCGCCGAGCGTCAGCGCGCTCGTCGACGACCTCCAGCGCAACGCCGTGAACCAGGTGGTGGACACCGGGCTGAGCGCCGCCCTCGCGGCCCTCGCCGGCGGCGTGCTCCTCACGGGCGTGGGCTGGGGGCTGCTGGTGCGCCCGGGCCGGATGGAGACCCCGACCGCGGTGCGGACGACGGCGGCGGGCGTGGCCTGTGCCGCACTGGCCGGCGTACTGCTCGTGCCACCCGTGTTCGGCCCGTCCGCGCCCCGCCAGTGCCTGGGCGGCAGCCACCTGTGCGAACTGCGCTACGACGAAGCCGTCTACCTCACCTCGCACAACGCCATGTCCACCACCGCGGACCGGTTCATCGGCCCCCTCCAGGATCCCGACATCACCACCCAGCTCAACACGGGCGTCCGGGCCCTCCAGCTCGACACGTACCGCTGGGAGCGCCCGCAGGACATCGCCGGGCGCCTGGACTCCCCCGAATTCACCCCCGAGCAACGGCGCCTGATCTCCGGCGCCATCGACCGGGCCAATCCACCGCGCGAGGGCCTCTGGCTCTGCCACGGGGTCTGCCGCGCCGGGGCCATCGAACTGGTGCCGGCCCTGGAGGACATCGGCGACTGGCTGCGCGCCCACCCCACCGAGATCGTGACGCTCATCGTCCAGGACGACATCAGCCCCGAGGACACCGAGGAGGCATTCCGCGCCGCCGGTCTGGAAGACCTCCTCCACACCCCCTCGGCGGACCCGGACGCCCCGTGGCCCACCCTGGAGGAAATGATCGACAGCGGCCGACGGCTGGTGGTGTTCGCCGAGAAGGCCGACGGCCCGGCGCCCTGGTACCGCAACTTCTACCGGTACGGGATGGAGACCCCGTTCGCCTTCCGGAGCCCCTCCGAGATGACGTGCGCCCCCCACCGGGGCGGCACCGGAAAACAGCTCTTCCTGCTCAACCACTTCATCACGAACGAGGGCGGCAGTCGTCTGGACGCCGGGCGTGTCAACGCCCGCGACTGGGTCCTGAAGCGCACCCGGGCCTGCGAAGCGGAACGGGGAAGTCCGGTCACCTTCATCGCCGTCGACTACACGACGGTCGGCGACGCGCTCGGTGCGGTGGAGGAGCTGAACTCCCAGCGCGCAGAACAGAACTGACGAGCTGTCACAAGCAGGAACAGACCCGGTTGACGTGTCCGTCGCCCGAAACCCCGGGGGAACCGTGACGGGAGCGTGAGAGGCTACGTTTCCAGCGGCTCCCCACCGTGCGGACGGAGCCGGACCACTGCCGACAGATCGGGAAACAGCGCCCATGACGCATCCGAGCGACCCCGCACCGCACGGTGCTCCCGCCGCAGTTCCCGCCCCCGGCGACGGGCGCCGACAGCAGGGCGCGGGCCGTCTGCTGGCCGTGAGCGACCTGCACGCCGCGGTCACCGACAACCGGCGCATCGTGGAGTCCCTCCACCCGGTGTCCGACGCGGACTGGCTGATCGTCGCCGGCGATGTGGCGGAGCAGCCCGAGGACATCCGGTGGACGCTCGGCCTCCTCGCGGACCGCTTCGCCCATGTCATCTGGACCCCCGGCAACCACGAGCTGTGGACCCTGGGCAAGGACCCGGTCCGGCTGCGCGGCCAGGCCCGCTACGACCACCTCGTCGAGCTGTGCCGGGACCTCGGCGTGACCACTCCGGAAGACCCGTTCCCGCTCTGGCCGGGCCCGGACGGGCCAGTGGCGATCGCGCCGCTCTTCCTCCTGTACGACTACACCTTCCGCGCCCCGGGAACACACACGAAGGAGGAGTCGCTGGCCGTCGCGCACGAGTCCGGCATCGTCTGCAACGACGAATACCTCCTGCACCCGGACCCCTACCCGACCCGGGACGACTGGTGCCGCGCCCGGGTCGCCCTGACCGAACGCCGGCTCGCGGAGCACGACCCCGAGATACCCCTCGTCCTCGCCGGGCACTGGCCGCTCGTCCGGGAACCCACGTCGGTGATGTGGTACCCGGAGTTCGCCCAGTGGTGCGGCACCGAACTCACCGCCGACTGGCACCGCCGCTTCAACGTCACCGCCGTCGTCTACGGCCACCTCCACATCCCCCGTACGACCTGGTACGACGGGGTCCGCTTCGAGGAGGTCTCCATCGGCTACCCCAGGGAGTGGCGCGAGCGGGGGCACCCCCGCGGGCTGCTGCGGCAGATCCTCCCTTACGAGGGCGAACCCGCCCCACCGGCCCGGACCGACGCCGAACCGTCCGCACAGCGGCGCACCCCCGGAGGCTCCTCGTGATCGAGCGACTGCTGCCCGCCGAGGTCTCCTGTGCGGCCACCCGCGCCGAGACCGTCCCCGACGGAACCCTCTTCCCGGAGGAGGCGGCCCTGGTCGCGAAAAGCGTGGCCAAACGCAGGAACGACTTCGCGACGGCCCGCGCCTGCGCCCGGCGCGCCATGGCCGGACTCGGCCTGCCCCCGGTGGCGGTCCTCCACGGCCACCGGGGCCGACCGCTGTGGCCCGAGGGGATCGTCGGCAGCCTCACCCACTGCGAGGGGTACCGGGCGGCCGCGCTGGCCCGCGCGGCGGACGTGCTGTCGCTGGGCATCGACGCGGAGCCGCATGCTCCGCTCCCCACCGGCGTACGGGAGTTGGTGACACTGCCGGCGGAATGCGAGCGGATCGGTCCGCCCGCGCCGGAAGGCACGGGCGAAATCCACTGGGACCGTGTCCTGTTCAGCGCCAAGGAGAGCGTCTTCAAGACCTGGTACCCGATCACGGGGATCGAACTCGACTTCGGTCAGGCGGATCTGACGTTCCACCGGACAGACGGTACGGGCGGCGATCACGGACTTCGAGGCGGTACCGCCGCCGGGGGCACGTTCACCGCGCGACTGCTCCTCACGGACCCGGCCCTGCCGACGACGCTGCACGGCCATTGGCGGATCGAGGACGGCATCGTCGCCACGGCCGTGCTGGTCCAGCCCGACTGGCGGGAAAAGGAAGAGGCGTGACGACCGGTCAGCGGGTTGTCAGGGCGCGGGGGAGGGGGCGTCGTGATCGCGCAGCCCCTCCTCCGTACGGTGTGCCGTGTCGCGGACGATCCGTTCGAGGCCCTTGCGCACGTCCTGTTCCGTGCTCCCGTGCGGTGCGAACGCGGACACCGTGAGCACGAGGTCGCCGTTCCACAGGAGGAGGGTGCGTCCGGGGCGGCCCTGGTCGTCGGCCGGTATCACGTAGGCGGCGTCATGGAACTCCTCGGGCCCGCGCCCGTGGGCGCGGTCGAGGTCCTCCTTGACACGGTACGCGTGACGGGCGGCCTCGCTGTCCTCGTACACCGAGGCCCTGGTGATGAGCTTCCAGAGCATGCCGTCGGGGGCCTTCAGCTCCGCGAGGCAGCCGGTCTGCCGGTAGAGCGCCCGCGCCCCGCTCTCGCCGATGTCCTCCCGGGCGTCGGAGGAGGCGGAGTCGGTGGTGCCGCCGAGGGTGAAGCCCTCGACGGGCGCCGCGTCCATGAGGAGATCGCACGGTCTGCCGGTCCAGCTGTGGGTGCCCGGCGGGGGAGCGGCCCGATCCGCCGCCTTCCCGTTCCTTCCGTCATCGCCGCCGGAGCAGCCGGCCGCGACCGCCACCGCCAGCCCGATGAGCGCGGCCGACCGCGCCCGGCCTAATCCGGCACTCCTGGATCCGTGCATCTCCCACCCCTTCGTCCTGGAGCTTCCATTGTCCGATGCCCGTACCGGTGGGTAAAGGAGACCGGGTCCGCACCGAGGGGCGCGGGCCCGGCCGGTCGCGCGGGGCGACTCAGGAGCGGGCGGCTTCGGGGCCGAAGTCGCCGGTGAGGGCGGCGGCCATCCGCAGGTGCGGCGCCGCGTCGGCGGGCCGCCCCTGGCGCTCCAGCGTTCGGCCCAGCATCAGCCGCGCGTAGCTCTCCACCGGGTCGAGCTCCAGAACGGCCCGGAGCTCCTCCTCCGCCTTTCCCAGCCGGGCGGAGTGGTAGTAGGAGCGGGCCAGCAGCAGCCGCGGCGCGACCAGCTCCGGCGCTTCCTCGACGAGTCCGCCCAGGATGCGCGCGGCCGTCAGGTACTCCTTGGACTCGAAGAACATCCGCGCCCGGTCCCACCGGTCGGCCGCGGTGCCGAACTCGTAGTAGGTCTCGGTCTCGCTCACGTGTCCTCCTTCGTGTGGTGCGGGCCGGCTCCGGACCGCCCCGCCGTACGTTCAGCCATGACAACACCGCACAATGGTTGAACATTCCACTAAAATTCTGGCGTGGGACCCGCTGCCCCACGCTCCCACGGGAATAGGTTGAGCGTCATGAGCAATCTCGATCACCAGGCCGCGCCCTCCGTCTGCGGAGGGCGCGGCTTCGTCGTCGCCGAGCCCGTCCGCGAGCTTCTCGCTCCCCGCCGTGTCCAGCTCGGCGAGGCCACCGAGGTCCGCCGCCTGCTGCCCAACCTCGGCCGGCGCATGGTGGGCGCCTGGGCCTTCGTGGACCACTACGGCCCCGATGACATCGCCGACGAGCCCGGAATGCAGGTCCCGCCCCATCCCCACATGGGTCTCCAGACCGTCAGCTGGCTCCACGACGGGGAGGTCCTCCACCGGGACAGCCTCGGCAGCCTGCAGACGGTACGCCCTCGGGAACTGGGCCTGATGACCTCGGGCCGTGCCATCAGCCACTCCGAGGAGAGTCCGAAGGAACACGCCCGGCTGCTGCACGGAGCGCAGCTCTGGGTGGCCCTCCCGGAAGCGCACCGCGACATCGAGCCGCACTTCCAGCACCACACGGACCTGCCCGTGGTCACCGCCCCCGGCGTGACCGCCACCGTCATCCTGGGCGAACTGGACGGCGCGGCCTCGCCCGGCACCGCGTACACCCCGATCGTCGGCGCCGACGTGGCCCTGGCGGGTGGCGCCGGGGCTCGTCTGCCCCTGGACCCCGACTTCGAGTACGCGGTCCTGTCCATGTCGGGCGAGGCGGAGGTCGACGGAGTCCCCGTCCTCCCCGGCTCGATGCTCTACCTCGGCTGCGGCCGCACCGAACTGCCGCTGCGCGCCGTCTCCGACGCCGGACTGATGCTCCTGGGCGGCGAGCCGTTCGAGGAGGAACTCGTCATGTTCTGGAACTGGATCGGACGGTCCCAGGAGGACATCGCGCAGGCTCGTGACGACTGGATGAACGGCACGCGCTTCGGTGAGGTGAAGGGCTACGACGGCGCCCGTCTGTCGGCCCCCGAACTGCCCGCGACCCCGCTGAAGCCACGCGGACGACTGCGCTGACCTGCGGAAACCTATGGACGGTCTGGTCGTGTTTCCACTGGCGACCGCCATACTGGGCACCGATCCGCCTTCCGTCCTGGTGCAGAGTGCTCGGGCGTCTATTGGATGTGGGAGGAGGCGCGGCGAGTCTCGTGTTTGAGCGTGTGTGTCAGGGTTCGATCGGATCGGTGCTGACCTCTTGCTGACTTTCCTGATTTCCTGTCAGGTGGTGGTAGCCGTATGCCGGAAACCTGTCCCGGACGGATCCGCTGAAGCGTGAGCGGGTCCAGCAGAGCCCGGGCGCGAACTCGTCCGGCCGGCTTCCGAACCACCCTCGCCGAAGCCGGGAAGTGCGCATCGGCTGGTTCCGGCGGGTGCTCACCGACGAGTTCCGGAAGTGGCCCAGTCAACTTCCAGGCAGCGAGGTCAGGCGTCACTTACCTGTGCAGCAGTTCCCGGCGCCGCCAAGAGAACGGGGATCAGACGTCGCAGCGAAGCCGTGGGCGTGTGACTCCGCCTGTCCGTTGCTCACGGCCTGGACTGCCATTGACGTCACGCTCAGTCAGCCCTCCACGGAAAGTGAGCCAGAACCGAATCATGGGTTCTGGCTCACTTTCCGTGGAGCATGCACGCTGCGTGACGGTTGTCGGGCGGGTGGGCCCTGAGGAACTTGCCCGGAACTGGCCCGTACCGGGTGCGGGGTAGCTGACAGTTCGGCCCGTGGAAGAAATGGTGCTCCGGTTGGAGGGCTTACTGTTCCCGTCGATCGCCGACGTGACGGTGCTGTCCGTCGCCGTGAACGACAAGGCGGTACGTATAGAGGCCCGAAGTACGGTGCCCGGGGCCATCTGTCCCGGATGCGGGATCTGGTCACGGCGGATTCACAGCTCCTACCTGCGATTTCCCGCTGATGTGCCCAGTGGAGGCAGACAGG is a window from the Streptomyces sp. MMBL 11-1 genome containing:
- a CDS encoding metallophosphoesterase family protein, whose amino-acid sequence is MTHPSDPAPHGAPAAVPAPGDGRRQQGAGRLLAVSDLHAAVTDNRRIVESLHPVSDADWLIVAGDVAEQPEDIRWTLGLLADRFAHVIWTPGNHELWTLGKDPVRLRGQARYDHLVELCRDLGVTTPEDPFPLWPGPDGPVAIAPLFLLYDYTFRAPGTHTKEESLAVAHESGIVCNDEYLLHPDPYPTRDDWCRARVALTERRLAEHDPEIPLVLAGHWPLVREPTSVMWYPEFAQWCGTELTADWHRRFNVTAVVYGHLHIPRTTWYDGVRFEEVSIGYPREWRERGHPRGLLRQILPYEGEPAPPARTDAEPSAQRRTPGGSS
- a CDS encoding 4'-phosphopantetheinyl transferase family protein, whose product is MIERLLPAEVSCAATRAETVPDGTLFPEEAALVAKSVAKRRNDFATARACARRAMAGLGLPPVAVLHGHRGRPLWPEGIVGSLTHCEGYRAAALARAADVLSLGIDAEPHAPLPTGVRELVTLPAECERIGPPAPEGTGEIHWDRVLFSAKESVFKTWYPITGIELDFGQADLTFHRTDGTGGDHGLRGGTAAGGTFTARLLLTDPALPTTLHGHWRIEDGIVATAVLVQPDWREKEEA
- a CDS encoding tetratricopeptide repeat protein: MSETETYYEFGTAADRWDRARMFFESKEYLTAARILGGLVEEAPELVAPRLLLARSYYHSARLGKAEEELRAVLELDPVESYARLMLGRTLERQGRPADAAPHLRMAAALTGDFGPEAARS
- a CDS encoding pirin family protein; amino-acid sequence: MSNLDHQAAPSVCGGRGFVVAEPVRELLAPRRVQLGEATEVRRLLPNLGRRMVGAWAFVDHYGPDDIADEPGMQVPPHPHMGLQTVSWLHDGEVLHRDSLGSLQTVRPRELGLMTSGRAISHSEESPKEHARLLHGAQLWVALPEAHRDIEPHFQHHTDLPVVTAPGVTATVILGELDGAASPGTAYTPIVGADVALAGGAGARLPLDPDFEYAVLSMSGEAEVDGVPVLPGSMLYLGCGRTELPLRAVSDAGLMLLGGEPFEEELVMFWNWIGRSQEDIAQARDDWMNGTRFGEVKGYDGARLSAPELPATPLKPRGRLR